Proteins from a genomic interval of Schistocerca cancellata isolate TAMUIC-IGC-003103 chromosome 8, iqSchCanc2.1, whole genome shotgun sequence:
- the LOC126095028 gene encoding uncharacterized protein LOC126095028 produces the protein MNHNTFQYVLQNIQDKISKQNTNFRRSITAEEKLCITIRYLSTGISFHALASSFRLGVSTVSVLVKDVCMAIWESLAPIHLPTPTVSRFKEIASEMHTRWGFPNCVGCIDGKHIRVQCPKLSGSMFYNYKQYYSIVLQAVADANYKFIAVDVGAYGKQSDAGVFKESMLYKKLTNGELLLPPPTRLEGMCQELPYVILGDEAYPLLENLMRPFPRRNLDNEKILYNDMHSRARKVVECAFGIMTYKWRLLRKEIETSVDVADHIVKCICLLHNIVNCH, from the exons atgaatcataatacatttcagtatgtgctgcagaacattcaagacaaaatttcgaaacagaacacaaattttcgcagaagtataacagcagaagaaaaattgtgtataacgataag gtatctgtccactggcatctcctttcatgcactagcatcgtcattccgattaggagtgtccaccgtatcagtgttggtgaaagacgtttgtatggccatatgggagtcacttgctcccattcatttaccaacgccaactgtttctcgatttaaagaaattgccagtgaaatgcatacgagatggggatttccaaactgtgttggatgtatagacgggaagcacatacgtgtccaatgtcctaaactttctggcagcatgttttacaattacaaacagtattattcgattgtactccaagcagttgctgatgcaaattacaaatttatagctgtggatgttggtgcctacggtaaacagtctgatgcaggtgtgtttaaagaaagtatgttatataagaaacttacaaatggggagctgttattaccgccaccaacaagacttgaaggaatgtgtcaggaattaccgtacgtcattttgggagatgaagcttaccccttattagagaatttgatgagaccttttcctcggagaaatttggacaacgagaagattctatacaatgatatgcattccagagcaagaaaagttgttgaatgtgcatttggtataatgacctataaatggagactactgaggaaggaaattgaaacatccgttgacgtagctgatcacatagtcaagtgcatttgtctacttcataatattgtcaattgtcattga